A genomic region of Alicyclobacillus sp. SO9 contains the following coding sequences:
- the neuC gene encoding UDP-N-acetylglucosamine 2-epimerase has product MKTSNVCVVTGSRSEYGLLQQVMSFIAADSSLRLQVVVTGMHLSPEFGSTYRDIEADGFVIDEKVETLLSSDTHAGTAKSVGLGCIGFADVYQRLQPDAVVVLGDRYEIFAAVQTAFIMRVPVVHIAGGDVTVGAFDEGLRHSMTKMSALHFVTNEPSRKRVVHLGEDPNTVYNAGHPGIDRILGLPRLSQSAVEERLQFTLRSRNLLVTYHPVTLGNRSSKEELEEVLHALEQLEKDTGIIFTKPNADPNGRVLMQLMDKFTAAHDNAVAVTSLGQLYYFNLVRFVDAVVGNSSSGLTEVPSLHKPTVDIGDRQKGRLRGESVIHCEPYAKEIFLAIQKAWKLDCSGVSNPYGNGGSSVQIVRILKERLAEGIDVRKTFYEGGC; this is encoded by the coding sequence ATGAAGACAAGTAACGTGTGTGTTGTGACGGGGAGCCGTTCGGAGTACGGTTTGCTGCAACAGGTGATGAGTTTCATCGCAGCAGACTCCTCATTACGACTGCAGGTTGTCGTGACGGGGATGCATCTTTCACCGGAGTTTGGCTCCACTTATCGAGACATTGAAGCAGATGGATTTGTCATTGACGAGAAAGTAGAAACCCTACTGTCCAGTGATACCCATGCTGGGACAGCGAAATCTGTCGGCCTGGGCTGCATCGGTTTTGCAGATGTCTACCAGCGTCTGCAGCCTGACGCAGTTGTTGTTCTGGGAGACAGATACGAAATTTTCGCTGCCGTCCAAACTGCTTTTATCATGCGTGTTCCTGTTGTACATATTGCCGGAGGTGATGTGACTGTGGGTGCCTTTGACGAGGGACTCCGTCACAGCATGACAAAGATGTCTGCACTTCACTTTGTCACCAACGAACCATCGCGTAAACGGGTCGTACACCTAGGTGAGGACCCGAATACAGTGTACAACGCAGGCCATCCTGGAATTGACAGAATTCTTGGTTTACCCAGGCTCTCGCAGTCAGCAGTGGAAGAACGTCTCCAATTCACACTGAGAAGTCGAAACCTGCTGGTTACTTATCACCCTGTGACTTTGGGGAACCGTTCTTCAAAGGAGGAACTAGAAGAGGTTCTACACGCATTAGAGCAACTGGAGAAAGACACCGGAATCATTTTTACAAAACCCAACGCCGACCCCAACGGAAGAGTTCTGATGCAACTGATGGACAAGTTCACCGCAGCTCACGACAATGCTGTAGCCGTCACATCGCTGGGACAACTGTACTATTTTAACCTTGTACGATTTGTGGATGCAGTGGTCGGAAATTCGTCCAGCGGTTTAACGGAAGTCCCCAGTTTGCATAAGCCGACAGTAGATATTGGAGACAGGCAAAAAGGCAGGTTGCGGGGGGAGTCCGTCATTCACTGTGAACCGTATGCTAAGGAAATTTTCTTAGCCATTCAGAAGGCGTGGAAGCTGGATTGCAGCGGAGTGTCGAACCCGTATGGAAATGGAGGCAGCAGTGTTCAAATCGTGCGTATTCTCAAGGAACGGTTGGCAGAGGGAATAGACGTGCGAAAGACATTTTACGAGGGGGGCTGTTAG
- a CDS encoding LegC family aminotransferase produces MNKQTFLKDVVLRLKSVLPAELNPTALHEPAISDLERDYVKACLDSGFVSSAGNFVNQFARELESFTGARHAIPTVNGTSALHLCLKLAGVQAGDEVLVPALTFIATANAVSYCNAVPHLVDCSPETLGIDPARLDTYLAAVCQMRKGQCWNRSTKRIVKAVVAMHALGHPVELDLLMGVCQKYGLELVEDAAESLGSRYKNRHTGTFGRLGALSFNGNKIITTGGGGAILTDDDELAAKAAHLTTVAKEPHPWDFVHDDIGYNYRMPNLNAAFGLAQMKRLPDFVQKKRHLAKAYEGAFRLSEHVRFLTEPEFATSNYWLNALILDETVAPYLEDLLALTHSEGIMTRPLWKPLHRQAPYQDCPRMDLSVSQRLAKQVMNIPSSPALGVADEDK; encoded by the coding sequence ATGAACAAGCAAACGTTTCTCAAAGATGTTGTGCTGAGGTTGAAGTCTGTGCTTCCGGCGGAACTGAATCCGACAGCGCTGCATGAACCTGCTATCTCAGATTTGGAGAGGGACTATGTCAAGGCGTGTCTGGATAGCGGTTTTGTCTCTTCAGCGGGTAATTTCGTCAACCAGTTTGCCCGGGAACTCGAATCGTTTACAGGTGCGAGACACGCTATACCGACGGTAAACGGAACCTCAGCATTGCACTTGTGCCTCAAACTGGCAGGGGTCCAAGCGGGGGATGAGGTTCTGGTTCCCGCTCTGACGTTCATAGCAACCGCCAATGCAGTGTCCTACTGCAACGCCGTCCCTCATTTGGTGGATTGTTCTCCTGAGACACTTGGCATCGACCCTGCCCGCCTGGACACATACCTTGCTGCTGTCTGCCAAATGCGCAAGGGTCAATGTTGGAATCGGTCAACCAAGCGAATAGTGAAGGCGGTGGTGGCCATGCATGCACTGGGTCATCCTGTCGAACTGGACTTGCTGATGGGTGTCTGTCAGAAATATGGTCTGGAGTTGGTGGAAGATGCGGCTGAATCACTGGGATCGCGTTACAAAAATCGCCACACAGGCACCTTCGGCCGACTGGGAGCCCTCAGCTTCAACGGCAATAAAATCATCACAACCGGCGGCGGCGGCGCGATTCTGACAGATGACGACGAACTGGCGGCAAAGGCAGCGCACCTGACAACGGTGGCCAAAGAGCCTCATCCGTGGGACTTCGTTCATGACGATATTGGCTACAACTATCGCATGCCGAATCTAAATGCAGCTTTTGGTCTCGCACAGATGAAGCGGCTGCCAGACTTTGTTCAAAAAAAACGACACTTGGCGAAGGCGTATGAAGGGGCGTTTCGTCTTTCAGAACACGTGCGCTTCTTAACCGAACCGGAGTTTGCAACGAGCAATTACTGGCTAAATGCTTTGATACTAGATGAGACCGTTGCACCGTATCTTGAGGACTTGTTGGCGCTGACCCATAGTGAAGGCATCATGACCAGGCCCTTGTGGAAGCCTCTGCACAGGCAAGCGCCGTATCAGGACTGTCCGCGGATGGATCTATCTGTTTCGCAGCGTTTGGCAAAGCAGGTGATGAACATTCCCAGCAGTCCAGCGTTGGGGGTTGCTGATGAAGACAAGTAA
- a CDS encoding NAD-dependent 4,6-dehydratase LegB: MHLKGKRVLVTGADGFIGSHLVEELVQTGCDVKAFAWYNSFGSAGWLDSLDESVRNEVDVVLGDIRDASAVKSALSQRDVVFHLAALIGIPYSYVAPESYVDTNIRGTLNVLQAVRELELEKMIHTSTSEVYGTARFVPITEDHPLQPQSPYSATKMSADELALSFYYSFQTPVAVIRPFNTYGPRQSLRAVIPTVITQIAQGAKTLRLGSLHPRRDFNYVRDTVLGFTAMAASEQSVGEVVNIGSGFDVSIGETAQLIADIMGAAVEIQTDAQRIRPKDSEVERLLADNQKAQRLLGWKPQLSGEEGLRQGLTQTIAWFCTAENLKRFTPQVYTI, encoded by the coding sequence ATGCATCTGAAGGGAAAGCGTGTTCTTGTCACTGGCGCTGACGGGTTTATTGGCTCACATTTGGTTGAAGAACTGGTTCAGACAGGGTGCGACGTCAAAGCTTTTGCGTGGTACAACTCGTTTGGTTCTGCGGGCTGGCTGGACAGCCTGGATGAGAGCGTACGAAATGAAGTAGACGTTGTTCTTGGAGATATCCGCGACGCGAGTGCTGTCAAGAGCGCACTGAGTCAACGGGACGTGGTTTTTCACTTGGCAGCACTGATTGGCATTCCATACTCCTACGTTGCTCCGGAGTCATACGTCGACACAAACATTCGCGGAACACTGAATGTCCTTCAGGCCGTACGCGAACTCGAATTGGAGAAAATGATTCATACCTCTACAAGCGAAGTCTATGGGACCGCCCGATTCGTCCCGATTACGGAAGACCATCCGTTGCAACCGCAGTCGCCGTATTCTGCTACAAAGATGAGTGCGGATGAACTGGCGCTGTCTTTCTACTACTCATTTCAAACTCCCGTTGCAGTGATTCGCCCCTTCAATACATATGGTCCCAGACAGTCCTTGCGTGCAGTGATTCCGACGGTCATTACGCAGATTGCCCAAGGTGCGAAGACCCTGCGCCTTGGTTCACTTCATCCTCGAAGAGATTTTAATTATGTGCGGGATACGGTGCTCGGGTTCACTGCAATGGCAGCCTCTGAACAGTCTGTCGGAGAAGTTGTCAATATTGGCAGCGGCTTTGACGTCTCTATTGGTGAGACAGCGCAGCTCATTGCCGATATTATGGGCGCCGCTGTCGAGATACAAACGGATGCACAGCGAATTCGGCCCAAAGACAGTGAAGTAGAGCGGCTGTTGGCAGACAACCAGAAAGCACAGCGTTTGCTGGGATGGAAGCCGCAGCTTTCCGGGGAAGAGGGTTTGCGGCAAGGGTTGACACAGACCATTGCCTGGTTTTGCACCGCAGAGAATTTGAAACGCTTTACACCGCAGGTATATACCATATGA
- a CDS encoding molybdopterin-dependent oxidoreductase translates to MKIRWLKHGKWPGFLVGLHYYTIGSFILLMITGLALYLPAFHTVLIPYLSMIYQVHILLGLVFGITLLLPLFRLLPSGKTIWRLDWLIPIAAGIAIVFTGILLWGVTVFPTAWRSPAFQWHGYFSYGLGIWVLIHVAYKTFGFRPNKLGYAGKVYPERRLFLRWLGTGLVGGAALTLIDPFATLPALFTSLRSGGETTTGGSGTQFPEYFTVTGTYPSMQLQDYQLKVGGLVEHPLTLRWSDLQSLKNHTETENFHCVTGWSVNNITWEGVRISQLVARVKPQSAAKYVHFYSFDGVYTESLHLTEALHQGVLLAWSLNGQPLKREAGYPLRLVVPNMYGYKSIKWVSRIEFSDKPIKGFWEQRGYKSQAYFRRSQQA, encoded by the coding sequence ATGAAGATACGCTGGTTAAAGCATGGAAAATGGCCTGGTTTCCTTGTGGGCCTTCACTACTACACAATTGGTTCATTCATACTGCTGATGATAACCGGTCTTGCGCTCTATTTGCCGGCTTTTCACACGGTTTTAATTCCGTATCTGTCGATGATTTATCAGGTGCATATACTGCTTGGACTTGTGTTCGGTATCACCTTGCTGTTGCCTCTGTTTCGTCTGCTCCCATCTGGGAAAACCATCTGGCGGCTGGATTGGCTGATTCCGATTGCTGCGGGTATTGCCATTGTTTTCACAGGAATTTTGTTGTGGGGAGTGACTGTATTTCCGACTGCTTGGAGGAGTCCGGCATTTCAATGGCACGGCTACTTTTCCTATGGACTAGGAATCTGGGTGCTGATTCACGTCGCCTATAAGACTTTTGGTTTTCGCCCGAACAAACTCGGCTATGCAGGTAAAGTCTATCCTGAGCGCCGGTTGTTTCTCAGGTGGCTCGGCACTGGTCTGGTTGGCGGAGCAGCATTAACCCTGATTGATCCGTTCGCAACCCTGCCAGCCTTGTTTACTTCTCTGCGCAGCGGCGGTGAAACCACCACTGGAGGCTCTGGCACTCAGTTTCCGGAGTACTTTACCGTTACCGGAACCTATCCTTCCATGCAACTTCAGGACTATCAGTTGAAAGTGGGCGGGCTTGTGGAACATCCGCTCACACTTCGTTGGAGTGACCTGCAGTCTCTCAAGAACCACACAGAGACGGAGAACTTTCACTGCGTCACAGGATGGAGCGTCAACAACATTACTTGGGAGGGAGTCCGGATTTCTCAGTTGGTCGCCAGGGTGAAGCCCCAGTCTGCCGCCAAGTATGTTCACTTTTATTCCTTTGACGGGGTTTATACTGAGTCTCTGCATTTGACTGAAGCACTTCACCAAGGGGTACTACTGGCATGGAGTCTCAACGGTCAGCCGTTAAAAAGAGAAGCAGGCTACCCTTTGCGGCTTGTCGTACCGAATATGTACGGGTACAAGTCGATTAAATGGGTATCACGCATCGAATTTAGTGACAAGCCCATCAAAGGTTTTTGGGAACAGCGAGGATACAAAAGCCAAGCCTACTTTCGCAGGAGTCAACAAGCATAG
- a CDS encoding class I SAM-dependent RNA methyltransferase, giving the protein MTQFRLIASTAFGLEAVAKRELQSLGVSEIQAYNGYVEFVGDELTIARANLWLRTVNRVFIKVGQFTARTFEELFEQTKALPWPELLSKDANFPVNGRSLKSQLSSVPACQSIVKKAVVESLKERYRMEKFPETGPRYTIEVSLLKDEAVITLDTSGEGLHKRGYRKLTASAPIRETLAAALVLLSRWGPHRPFADPLCGSGTIAIEAAMIGSNLAPGHRRTFASEHFIWMDKGSWNEARQEVEDTRQRSASLEILAGDIDKEVLSLAEYHARQAGVGPQVQIVHQDVAKFQPDDPYGCIITNPPYGERLWEEREVRKLYQTMGKSFARLDTWSKFVITSYPDFERVYGDKADKKRKLYNGRIQTNFYQYLGPLPPRKPHD; this is encoded by the coding sequence TTGACCCAGTTTCGACTTATTGCGAGTACCGCCTTTGGTTTGGAAGCAGTTGCAAAACGCGAACTTCAGAGTCTGGGTGTCAGTGAAATTCAGGCTTATAACGGGTATGTTGAATTCGTAGGGGATGAATTGACGATTGCCAGGGCTAACTTGTGGCTGCGGACGGTCAACCGAGTGTTTATTAAAGTGGGACAGTTTACCGCACGTACCTTTGAAGAGCTGTTCGAGCAGACTAAGGCGCTTCCGTGGCCAGAACTCTTGTCAAAGGATGCCAACTTCCCCGTGAACGGCCGTTCATTGAAGTCGCAGCTATCCAGTGTGCCGGCTTGTCAAAGCATTGTAAAAAAGGCTGTTGTGGAAAGTCTCAAAGAGCGATACAGAATGGAAAAGTTCCCTGAAACAGGACCGCGCTATACGATTGAAGTGTCTTTGCTCAAGGATGAGGCTGTTATCACGCTCGATACCAGCGGCGAAGGACTGCACAAACGCGGGTACAGGAAACTGACTGCCAGTGCGCCTATCCGCGAAACCTTGGCTGCTGCCCTGGTTTTGTTGAGTCGATGGGGACCTCATCGCCCCTTTGCCGATCCCCTTTGCGGATCAGGCACTATCGCCATTGAAGCGGCAATGATTGGTTCGAATCTGGCCCCTGGACACCGCCGGACTTTTGCATCAGAGCATTTCATCTGGATGGACAAAGGTTCTTGGAATGAAGCGCGGCAGGAAGTGGAGGATACCCGTCAACGCAGTGCTTCGTTGGAAATTCTCGCAGGCGACATCGACAAAGAGGTGCTCAGTCTGGCAGAATACCATGCGCGACAGGCGGGAGTGGGTCCGCAAGTCCAGATTGTGCATCAGGATGTAGCAAAATTCCAACCTGATGACCCGTATGGTTGTATCATTACGAATCCTCCGTATGGAGAACGGCTGTGGGAGGAAAGGGAAGTTCGAAAATTGTATCAGACCATGGGTAAATCCTTCGCGCGGTTGGACACATGGTCGAAGTTTGTTATTACGTCCTATCCTGACTTTGAGCGAGTGTACGGAGACAAGGCGGACAAAAAGCGAAAATTGTATAACGGACGCATCCAGACGAACTTCTATCAGTACCTGGGCCCATTGCCGCCGCGAAAGCCTCATGACTAG